A stretch of the Corynebacterium maris DSM 45190 genome encodes the following:
- a CDS encoding DMT family transporter, with the protein MSDATNTGAASPKSGGKALPERYTPKYEMSHGKAVLILLIGTACLAFSAIWVKGANFEPATSVVLRCWLPIIIFLPFAWREYKKKGGLNKAGFVWSAIAGLILGIDFTAWNYSIFFVGAGIASVLLNLQVIILPLLAFFIDRERVPANYWFVLPVMAVGIVAVGGVFDMLLPGYEAAAGPAELWGIPTAVLGTLAGLVSGVAYGTYLYTSRKATVVNPGKYVQPIFIVTIFQGIAPIIWMLIRGEGFNFTQGVLIDGQLPMDNPEAMAGDPIDAMNWVNMILLAVLGQFIAWTFVQIGSANMNPTLAGGLLLLSPVSTIFIAAIIYGEIPTMLQVIGVVLVLGAVAYQNGLHKILERKDLLSPDGIPEEEMGSRPEGAVTSDGAAGSTPVSDPAPGVDDKR; encoded by the coding sequence ATGTCTGACGCAACGAATACGGGGGCTGCTTCACCGAAGTCCGGTGGGAAGGCCTTGCCGGAGCGGTACACCCCCAAGTACGAAATGAGCCACGGCAAGGCCGTGCTGATCCTGCTGATCGGTACGGCCTGCCTCGCTTTCTCCGCGATCTGGGTCAAGGGCGCGAACTTCGAGCCGGCCACTTCCGTGGTGCTGCGCTGCTGGCTGCCGATCATCATTTTCCTTCCCTTCGCCTGGCGCGAGTACAAGAAGAAGGGTGGGCTCAACAAGGCCGGTTTCGTCTGGTCGGCCATCGCCGGTTTGATTCTGGGCATCGACTTCACGGCCTGGAACTACTCGATCTTCTTCGTCGGCGCCGGCATTGCGTCGGTGCTGCTGAACTTGCAGGTGATCATCCTGCCGCTGCTGGCCTTCTTCATCGACCGTGAGCGCGTCCCGGCCAACTACTGGTTCGTTCTTCCGGTCATGGCCGTCGGCATCGTCGCCGTCGGCGGCGTGTTCGACATGCTGCTGCCGGGCTACGAGGCTGCCGCCGGCCCCGCCGAGCTGTGGGGCATCCCGACCGCGGTGCTGGGCACTCTGGCGGGCCTGGTGTCCGGTGTCGCTTACGGTACGTACCTCTACACTTCCCGTAAGGCCACCGTGGTCAACCCGGGCAAGTATGTCCAGCCGATCTTCATCGTCACCATCTTCCAGGGCATCGCCCCGATCATCTGGATGCTCATCCGCGGCGAGGGTTTCAACTTCACCCAGGGCGTCCTGATCGACGGCCAGCTGCCGATGGATAACCCGGAGGCCATGGCCGGTGACCCGATCGACGCCATGAACTGGGTCAACATGATCCTGCTCGCGGTGCTGGGTCAGTTCATCGCCTGGACCTTCGTCCAGATCGGCTCCGCCAACATGAACCCGACCTTGGCCGGTGGCCTGCTGTTGCTGTCCCCGGTCTCCACGATCTTCATCGCCGCCATCATCTACGGCGAGATTCCGACCATGCTGCAGGTGATCGGCGTGGTTCTGGTCCTGGGCGCAGTGGCCTACCAGAATGGCCTGCACAAGATTCTGGAGCGCAAGGACCTGCTGTCCCCGGACGGCATCCCGGAGGAGGAGATGGGCTCCCGACCGGAGGGTGCCGTTACAAGTGATGGGGCCGCCGGCTCCACTCCAGTCTCGGACCCTGCTCCAGGGGTGGATGACAAGCGGTAG
- a CDS encoding urease subunit gamma, translating to MHLTAREQEKLLITVAADVARRRKERGVKLNHPEAVAYITSELMEGARDGKTVAELMSSGAEILSKDDVMDGVAEMIDDVQVEVTFPDGTKLVTVHDPIR from the coding sequence ATGCACCTCACCGCACGTGAGCAGGAGAAACTGCTCATCACCGTTGCCGCCGATGTTGCCCGCCGCCGCAAGGAGCGGGGAGTCAAACTCAACCACCCTGAAGCGGTCGCCTACATCACCTCCGAACTCATGGAGGGCGCCCGCGACGGCAAGACCGTCGCCGAGCTCATGAGCTCCGGCGCCGAGATTCTGTCCAAGGACGACGTCATGGACGGCGTCGCCGAAATGATCGACGACGTTCAGGTCGAGGTCACGTTCCCGGACGGCACCAAGCTCGTCACCGTGCACGACCCGATCCGCTAA
- the ureB gene encoding urease subunit beta encodes MIPGEYFVNADETIIGNEGREAVSIDIVNTGDRPIQVGSHFHFAEVNDSVEFDREAARGKRLDIPSGTAVRLEPGDKRSVNLVDFGGAREVHGFNDQVNGPIN; translated from the coding sequence GTGATCCCCGGCGAATACTTCGTCAACGCAGACGAAACCATCATCGGCAATGAGGGCCGCGAGGCCGTCTCCATCGACATCGTCAACACCGGCGACCGCCCGATCCAGGTCGGCTCCCACTTCCACTTCGCAGAGGTCAACGACTCCGTCGAGTTCGACCGCGAGGCCGCCCGCGGCAAGCGCCTGGATATTCCGTCCGGCACCGCAGTCCGCCTGGAGCCGGGTGACAAGCGCAGCGTCAACCTCGTCGACTTCGGCGGCGCCCGCGAGGTCCACGGCTTCAACGATCAGGTCAACGGACCGATCAACTAA
- the ureC gene encoding urease subunit alpha, translating to MSFEISRKQYADLYGPTTGDGVRLADTDLVARVEKDLTNYGEEVTFGGGKSIRDGMGQNGRLTRDEGVPDTVITRALIIDHTGVYKADIGITDGRISGIGKAGNPDVQDDIDIPVGVNTEIIAGEHHIITAGGLDTHIHYISPDQAETALDNGVTTFIGGGTGPSVGTKATTITPGEWHIQRMIEATADLPINVGFLGKGHASTLKPLEDQIRAGAIGLKVHEDWGSTASSINRSLEAADNLDVQIAIHTDTLNEGGYVDNTIDAIAGRVIHTYHTEGAGGGHAPDILKLAGLPNIMPASTNPTLPYTTNTIDEHLDMLMVCHHLNPDLPEDVAFADSRIRGATIGAEDVLHDLGIFSITSSDSQAMGRVGEVVLRTWQVADKMKKQRGAAEGDSADNDNNRIKRYVSKYTINPALTHGVAHEVGSVEVGKFADLVIWQPKFFGVKPHMVIKGGQIVRSEMGDSNGSIPTPQPVSYRNSWGSKGDAVYSSSLTFLSQSSIEDGVPEKLGMKRAYAAVKDIRELKKSDLKFNGATPNIEVDPQTYEVRVDGELIMSEPVDTVPMGQRYFLF from the coding sequence ATGTCTTTCGAGATCTCTCGCAAGCAGTACGCAGACCTCTACGGTCCGACCACCGGCGACGGTGTGCGCCTGGCCGACACTGATCTGGTCGCTCGCGTGGAAAAGGACCTGACCAACTACGGCGAAGAAGTCACCTTCGGCGGCGGCAAGAGCATCCGTGACGGCATGGGCCAGAACGGCCGCCTCACCCGTGACGAAGGCGTGCCGGACACCGTCATCACCCGCGCCCTCATCATCGACCACACCGGCGTGTACAAGGCCGACATCGGCATCACCGACGGCCGCATCTCCGGCATCGGCAAGGCCGGCAACCCGGACGTCCAAGACGACATCGACATCCCGGTCGGCGTCAACACCGAAATCATCGCCGGTGAGCACCACATCATCACCGCCGGTGGCCTGGACACCCACATCCACTACATCTCCCCGGATCAGGCGGAGACCGCCCTGGACAACGGCGTGACCACCTTCATCGGCGGCGGCACCGGGCCGTCCGTGGGCACCAAGGCCACCACCATCACCCCGGGCGAGTGGCACATCCAGCGCATGATCGAGGCCACTGCGGACCTGCCGATCAACGTCGGCTTCCTGGGCAAGGGCCACGCCTCCACCCTCAAGCCGCTGGAGGACCAGATCCGCGCCGGCGCCATCGGCCTGAAGGTCCACGAGGACTGGGGCTCGACCGCGTCCTCGATCAACCGTTCCCTGGAGGCCGCGGACAACCTCGACGTCCAGATCGCCATCCACACGGACACCCTCAACGAGGGCGGCTACGTGGACAACACGATCGACGCCATCGCCGGTCGAGTCATCCACACCTACCACACCGAGGGCGCCGGCGGCGGTCACGCACCGGACATCCTCAAGCTGGCGGGCCTGCCGAACATCATGCCGGCGTCGACCAACCCGACCCTGCCGTACACCACGAACACCATCGACGAGCACCTCGACATGCTCATGGTGTGCCACCACCTGAACCCGGATCTGCCGGAGGACGTCGCCTTCGCCGACTCCCGCATCCGCGGCGCCACCATCGGCGCCGAGGACGTCCTGCACGACCTGGGCATCTTCTCCATCACCTCCTCCGACTCCCAGGCCATGGGCCGCGTCGGTGAAGTCGTCCTGCGCACCTGGCAGGTCGCAGACAAGATGAAGAAGCAGCGTGGCGCGGCCGAGGGCGACTCCGCCGACAACGACAACAACCGCATCAAGCGCTACGTCTCCAAGTACACGATCAACCCGGCCCTCACCCACGGCGTCGCCCACGAGGTCGGCTCCGTGGAGGTCGGCAAGTTCGCCGACCTGGTCATCTGGCAGCCGAAGTTCTTCGGCGTCAAGCCGCACATGGTGATCAAGGGCGGGCAGATCGTCCGCAGCGAGATGGGCGACTCCAACGGTTCCATCCCGACCCCGCAGCCGGTGTCCTACCGCAACAGCTGGGGATCCAAGGGCGACGCGGTGTACTCCTCCAGCCTGACCTTCCTGTCGCAGTCCTCCATCGAGGACGGCGTTCCGGAGAAGCTGGGCATGAAGCGTGCCTACGCCGCAGTCAAGGACATCCGCGAGCTGAAGAAGTCCGACCTGAAGTTCAACGGCGCGACCCCGAACATCGAGGTCGACCCGCAGACCTACGAAGTTCGCGTCGACGGCGAACTGATCATGTCTGAGCCGGTCGACACCGTGCCGATGGGCCAGCGCTACTTCCTGTTCTAA
- the ureE gene encoding urease accessory protein UreE has translation MLITDILGTRSDLSAEELSALTEERLVLDNLELTKRIQRGTTDAGREIGLRLPSSIRELRDGDVLHRDETTLITVQAAPTDVIVIKPISTYEMGVVAHSLGNRHLQAQFFDADSEYGQPVMVVQYDHTVEHHLDHLEVAYSREDRVMPEAFRHAEHSH, from the coding sequence ATGCTCATCACCGACATCCTCGGTACTCGATCAGATTTATCTGCCGAGGAGCTGTCCGCGCTCACCGAGGAACGCCTCGTCCTCGACAACCTCGAGTTGACGAAGCGTATCCAGCGCGGCACTACGGACGCTGGCCGTGAGATCGGCCTGCGCCTGCCGTCGTCCATCCGTGAACTGCGCGACGGAGACGTCCTCCACCGCGACGAGACGACGCTGATCACCGTCCAGGCGGCTCCCACCGACGTCATCGTGATCAAGCCGATCTCGACCTACGAGATGGGGGTGGTCGCCCATTCGCTGGGCAACCGTCACTTGCAGGCCCAGTTCTTCGACGCGGACTCCGAGTACGGGCAGCCGGTGATGGTCGTGCAGTACGACCACACCGTCGAGCACCACCTCGACCACCTCGAGGTCGCCTACAGCCGCGAAGACCGTGTGATGCCGGAGGCTTTCCGCCATGCAGAACACTCCCACTAA
- a CDS encoding urease accessory protein UreF produces MQNTPTNPMELSGGNAALLTMLHLTDSALPTGGFAHSFGMETYLNRDLVDSADSYSQWLYAYLRQACYNDALIAKLSADAVSLPTEDAQETLAELDALAHATLVSRQVREANKSMGKRMCKIIAIAVPDHPLVTWYVEQVQSGKLHGCPALGHGLALAAAGMPTDLATRSYLMQLAASLTQNAIRGIPIGQDAGQRVLVGAYPVIDECLGVINGLGLLDVGSTAPGLEVAQMQHEAQRSRMFMS; encoded by the coding sequence ATGCAGAACACTCCCACTAACCCGATGGAGCTCAGCGGCGGCAACGCGGCCCTGCTGACCATGCTCCACCTGACGGACTCCGCGCTGCCCACCGGCGGCTTCGCCCACTCCTTCGGCATGGAGACCTACCTGAATCGCGATCTCGTCGACTCGGCGGACTCCTACTCCCAGTGGCTGTACGCGTACCTGCGTCAGGCCTGCTACAACGACGCGCTCATCGCCAAGCTCTCCGCCGACGCCGTGTCCCTTCCCACCGAAGATGCACAGGAGACGCTCGCCGAGCTCGACGCGCTCGCCCACGCCACCCTCGTCTCGCGCCAGGTGCGCGAAGCGAATAAGTCGATGGGCAAGCGCATGTGCAAAATCATCGCGATCGCCGTGCCCGACCACCCGCTGGTCACCTGGTACGTCGAGCAGGTCCAGTCCGGCAAGCTGCACGGTTGCCCAGCGCTGGGCCACGGGCTCGCGCTGGCGGCCGCCGGCATGCCCACCGACCTGGCCACCCGCAGCTACCTCATGCAGCTGGCCGCGTCGCTGACCCAGAACGCCATCCGCGGCATCCCCATCGGCCAAGACGCCGGGCAGCGGGTGCTCGTCGGCGCCTACCCGGTCATCGATGAGTGCCTCGGCGTCATCAACGGGCTGGGGCTCCTCGACGTCGGCTCCACCGCCCCGGGCCTCGAGGTCGCGCAAATGCAGCACGAAGCACAGCGTTCCCGAATGTTCATGTCCTAA
- the ureG gene encoding urease accessory protein UreG: MEPIKIGIGGPVGSGKTQLIERLTRALDGEVSAAAITNDIYTLEDAKILASNSVLPENRIIGVETGGCPHTAIREDTSMNDAAYEEMLERHPDLEVVFIESGGDNLSATFSPELVDFSIYIIDVAQGEKIPRKAGQGMIKSDLFVINKTDLAPYVGADLSVMEADSKKFRGDKPFAMTNLKTDDGLQQIIDWLKKDVLMKDLVG, from the coding sequence ATGGAACCCATCAAAATTGGCATCGGCGGCCCCGTCGGCTCCGGCAAGACTCAGCTCATCGAGCGTCTGACGCGTGCTCTGGACGGCGAAGTCTCCGCCGCCGCGATCACCAACGACATCTACACCCTCGAGGACGCCAAGATCCTGGCCTCCAACTCGGTGCTGCCGGAAAACCGCATCATCGGCGTGGAGACCGGCGGCTGCCCGCACACCGCCATCCGTGAGGACACGTCGATGAACGACGCCGCCTACGAAGAGATGCTGGAGCGCCACCCGGACCTCGAGGTCGTGTTCATCGAGTCCGGCGGCGACAACCTGTCGGCCACCTTCTCCCCCGAGCTGGTCGACTTCTCGATCTACATCATCGACGTCGCCCAGGGCGAGAAGATTCCGCGCAAGGCCGGTCAGGGCATGATCAAGTCTGACCTTTTCGTCATCAACAAGACCGACCTGGCCCCCTACGTCGGCGCCGACCTGTCCGTCATGGAGGCCGACTCCAAGAAGTTCCGCGGCGACAAGCCCTTCGCGATGACCAACCTGAAGACCGACGACGGTCTGCAGCAGATCATCGACTGGCTGAAGAAGGACGTGCTGATGAAGGATCTGGTCGGTTAA
- a CDS encoding urease accessory protein UreD, which yields MPNATTTTIDTEPRSLRKLHTMRAPVGKLDLDIAHRHGKSVARHQYHEGALRVMRPHYLDDTGQVYYTIINPGGAYFAGDDYHFNINVEEGASMLLTGQSATKIYKTPGNYSLQDFDVELGPDAVLEYIPDQLIAYEDATYEQHMRVRMHPSASFLTAEIVTPGWAPDGTLFRYDEIRMRTAIEVGEQLAVVDNLLLRPGDGTLSSDSLLYLEDQTHFASLLAVDHRIDQTLVEELREVMDEHAANYAQTVHHGITLIDGPGLAVRAIGSYTEDLYGLVTVIGNELRSRFRGQGPLHLRKY from the coding sequence ATGCCGAACGCCACGACCACCACCATCGACACGGAGCCGCGCAGCCTCCGGAAACTGCACACGATGCGCGCACCCGTCGGCAAGCTCGATCTGGACATCGCGCACCGGCACGGCAAGTCGGTGGCCCGCCACCAGTACCACGAAGGTGCGCTGCGCGTCATGCGCCCGCACTACCTCGACGACACCGGGCAGGTCTACTACACGATCATCAACCCGGGCGGCGCCTACTTCGCCGGCGACGACTACCACTTCAACATCAACGTTGAAGAAGGCGCGTCGATGCTGCTCACCGGCCAGTCCGCCACGAAGATCTACAAGACCCCGGGCAACTACTCGCTGCAGGACTTCGACGTCGAGCTCGGCCCCGACGCAGTCCTCGAGTACATTCCGGACCAGTTGATAGCCTACGAGGACGCCACCTACGAGCAGCACATGCGGGTGCGCATGCACCCGAGCGCGTCTTTCCTCACCGCGGAGATCGTCACCCCGGGCTGGGCGCCGGACGGCACCTTGTTCCGCTACGACGAGATCCGGATGCGCACCGCCATCGAGGTCGGCGAGCAGCTCGCGGTCGTCGATAATCTCCTGCTGCGCCCGGGTGACGGGACCTTGAGTTCCGACTCCCTGCTGTACCTGGAGGATCAGACCCACTTCGCCTCCTTGCTGGCGGTGGATCACCGCATCGACCAGACCCTGGTCGAGGAGCTACGCGAGGTCATGGACGAGCATGCGGCGAATTACGCCCAGACCGTCCATCACGGGATCACGCTGATCGACGGCCCGGGCCTGGCGGTCCGTGCCATCGGTTCCTACACCGAGGACCTCTATGGCCTGGTGACCGTGATCGGCAACGAGCTGCGCTCCCGCTTCCGCGGGCAGGGCCCGTTGCACCTGCGCAAGTACTAG
- a CDS encoding glycoside hydrolase family 76 protein yields the protein MHETWAHRADLAESAINDRHSARVWGLPRTNLAVVSWPPVSKEKVFVHWHYWWQAHYLDCLVDAAIRRRTKARHAIVNNTVRGIGLRQGGKLSSNKYYDDKAWMALALARAGKLKNVAVPKQLADLEFDVISGIDALTRVLPWRAGETFYNVPSNGPAAIMMARTGRLDQAVSVVDWIFDNLLDEQGLVMDGLRMRMHGPETVTDIHPYNQGTALGACLEIALELRERAGFSHTESITGVHDAERIDDAMRFITRIRGVVQAVATHMATPGRVIDWDTGDGDGGLFKGILARYLADVAVRLPADSPANRATKKVAAQLVMASAASVWNHRLEVDGLPVFATDWTEGARLPHNYGLGPAKLSEAVGGVRIDERDLSVQLSGWMLIEAAARVSAGQAEAGQR from the coding sequence GTGCACGAAACATGGGCCCACCGCGCTGACCTCGCTGAAAGCGCCATCAACGACCGGCATTCCGCCCGTGTCTGGGGACTGCCCAGGACGAACCTCGCCGTGGTCAGCTGGCCGCCCGTGTCGAAAGAAAAGGTGTTCGTCCACTGGCACTACTGGTGGCAGGCCCACTACCTGGATTGCCTCGTCGACGCGGCGATCCGCCGTCGCACCAAGGCCCGTCACGCCATCGTCAACAACACCGTCCGCGGCATCGGCCTGCGACAGGGCGGCAAGTTGTCCAGCAACAAATACTACGACGACAAAGCCTGGATGGCGCTGGCGTTGGCGCGCGCCGGGAAACTCAAGAACGTCGCCGTCCCGAAGCAGCTCGCCGACCTGGAGTTCGACGTGATCTCCGGCATCGACGCGCTCACGAGAGTGCTGCCGTGGCGGGCGGGGGAGACGTTCTACAACGTCCCGTCCAACGGCCCGGCCGCGATCATGATGGCACGCACCGGCCGCCTGGATCAGGCGGTCTCCGTCGTGGACTGGATCTTCGACAATCTCCTCGACGAGCAAGGGCTGGTCATGGACGGCCTGCGCATGCGCATGCACGGTCCGGAGACGGTGACCGACATCCATCCGTACAACCAGGGCACCGCGTTGGGGGCGTGCCTGGAGATCGCCCTGGAACTGCGGGAACGGGCGGGATTCAGCCACACCGAGAGCATCACCGGCGTCCACGACGCGGAACGCATCGACGACGCCATGCGCTTCATCACTCGCATCCGTGGGGTGGTGCAGGCCGTGGCCACGCACATGGCGACCCCGGGGCGGGTCATCGACTGGGACACCGGCGACGGGGACGGGGGCCTGTTCAAGGGCATCCTGGCGCGGTACCTGGCGGATGTGGCGGTGCGGTTGCCGGCCGATTCGCCGGCGAACCGGGCGACGAAGAAAGTGGCGGCGCAACTGGTGATGGCCTCTGCGGCGTCGGTGTGGAACCACCGCCTGGAGGTCGACGGCCTGCCGGTGTTCGCGACCGACTGGACGGAAGGCGCGCGCCTGCCGCACAACTACGGTCTCGGCCCGGCGAAGCTGTCCGAAGCCGTCGGCGGCGTACGCATCGACGAGCGGGACCTGTCGGTGCAGCTGTCGGGCTGGATGCTCATCGAGGCGGCCGCCAGGGTCAGCGCCGGCCAGGCCGAGGCCGGCCAGCGCTGA
- a CDS encoding TrmH family RNA methyltransferase: MTSHNDPATEEKGPTEWGEGRHGVGPWEQEHPGTPRPVDERYDPELLDEGDRRNVVDPYRYWTREAIVADIDTRRHPLHIAIENFENDANIGTVVRTANAFAVDTVHIVGRRRWNRRGAMVTDRYQHLMHHPDVHSLLVWALRNDLTVVAIDNTPGAIPLETAELPRECLLLFGQEGPGVSPEAQAGSLMTCSIAQFGSTRSINAGVAAGVAMHTWVRQHADLSSSW, encoded by the coding sequence TTGACCTCGCATAACGACCCGGCGACAGAGGAGAAGGGCCCCACCGAGTGGGGCGAGGGGCGCCACGGGGTGGGCCCGTGGGAGCAGGAACACCCGGGGACGCCGCGGCCCGTCGATGAGCGCTATGACCCGGAGTTACTGGACGAAGGCGATCGCCGCAACGTCGTGGACCCGTATCGCTACTGGACGCGCGAGGCGATCGTCGCAGACATCGATACCCGACGGCACCCGCTGCACATCGCGATCGAGAACTTCGAGAACGACGCCAACATCGGCACCGTCGTACGCACCGCCAACGCTTTCGCCGTGGACACCGTCCACATCGTCGGCCGCCGCCGATGGAACCGGCGCGGAGCCATGGTCACCGACCGTTACCAACACCTGATGCACCACCCGGACGTGCACTCGTTGCTGGTCTGGGCGCTGCGCAACGACCTGACCGTCGTCGCCATCGACAACACCCCGGGCGCAATCCCCCTAGAAACCGCCGAATTGCCCCGCGAGTGCCTGCTGCTGTTCGGCCAGGAAGGCCCCGGCGTCTCTCCCGAAGCGCAAGCAGGCTCCCTGATGACGTGCTCCATCGCGCAATTCGGGTCGACGCGCTCGATCAACGCGGGCGTGGCCGCCGGCGTCGCCATGCACACCTGGGTGCGGCAGCACGCCGATTTGTCCTCCTCCTGGTGA
- the pyrE gene encoding orotate phosphoribosyltransferase, with the protein MSAPQVDTDQLQQLAELVKEHAVVHGRVTLSSGKEADYYVDLRRATLHHEASRLIGALLRELTADWDYVAVGGLTLGADPVAASVMHADGRPINAFVVRKEAKKHGMQRRVEGPNIVGEKVLVVEDTTTTGNSPLTAVHALREAGAEVVGVATVVDRATGAGDVIEAEGIEYRYLLGLDDLDLA; encoded by the coding sequence ATGAGCGCACCACAGGTCGATACCGATCAGTTGCAGCAGCTTGCCGAACTGGTCAAGGAGCACGCCGTCGTGCACGGCCGCGTCACGCTGTCCTCCGGCAAGGAAGCCGACTACTACGTCGACCTGCGCCGGGCCACCCTGCACCACGAGGCCTCCCGCTTGATCGGCGCGCTGCTGCGAGAGCTCACCGCCGACTGGGACTACGTCGCCGTCGGCGGGTTGACCCTCGGCGCCGACCCGGTGGCCGCCTCCGTGATGCACGCCGACGGCCGCCCGATCAACGCTTTCGTGGTGCGCAAGGAAGCCAAGAAGCACGGCATGCAGCGCCGCGTCGAGGGCCCGAACATCGTGGGCGAGAAGGTCCTCGTGGTCGAGGACACCACCACCACGGGCAACTCCCCGTTGACCGCGGTCCACGCGCTGCGTGAGGCCGGCGCCGAGGTCGTGGGCGTGGCCACCGTGGTGGACCGGGCCACCGGCGCCGGCGACGTCATCGAAGCCGAAGGTATCGAGTACCGCTACCTGCTGGGATTGGACGACCTTGACCTCGCATAA
- a CDS encoding tetratricopeptide repeat protein encodes MCPASDSPEPDARLLSAAEAVQTGRFGDAVALYEQLLTDAPQDPTLLRAHAAVSVLVRAENIDRSTDPIGRSDAAPQHVAKALDAADVLVLFDQPADAVDRLSALVESLPKDDVAPVRQRILELLTLVEPQDPAVERARRRLANATFQ; translated from the coding sequence ATGTGCCCTGCTTCTGATTCCCCGGAGCCCGACGCCCGACTGCTCAGCGCCGCTGAAGCGGTGCAGACGGGACGCTTCGGCGACGCCGTCGCCCTCTACGAGCAGCTGCTTACCGACGCCCCGCAGGACCCCACCCTGCTGCGCGCGCACGCCGCCGTGTCCGTGCTGGTCCGCGCCGAAAACATCGACCGGTCCACCGACCCGATCGGCCGCTCGGACGCGGCGCCGCAGCACGTGGCGAAAGCCTTGGACGCCGCCGACGTGCTGGTGCTCTTCGACCAGCCCGCCGATGCGGTGGATCGGCTCTCCGCGTTGGTGGAGAGCCTTCCGAAAGACGACGTCGCTCCCGTGCGGCAGCGCATCCTGGAGCTGCTCACCCTGGTGGAGCCACAGGATCCGGCGGTGGAGCGGGCCCGTCGCCGCCTGGCCAACGCCACCTTTCAGTGA
- a CDS encoding type III secretion system chaperone family protein, whose amino-acid sequence MAYLLLALALLAAVAGVALWYLDARQRAAATTDESTPAATDAAHSGPAAGPVEADEASDDVAPTAPAPSAEPTAAEEEPTPGPPAPARPVMAAPPAQEPHPEPEPKADTPTPKDEPVPEPEAEPEAEPAVKPTAKTTASSRASGLQLPGATRRERKSWAEERGFTFTRTDEYLVDEWRRGAAATGAPARDIVIGDAFGHELLLMDLGGINVMAMRTGAASDTVVDFRREDLSAGTVGEGDLVLVDQVEGFNVYGTMANTARRFLDSRVRMALGTFPEIVTAVWLESDWVLAQTVRGTKAEDWDEMLAPLALIADAARVLPPRGGTEPELKIADFTPSRHMEPLPVDASFAGGVDADQRPDVSEPSSAPPVSRPDEPLELPSRSRPQARGVVEPSSLGGDEVDAIADGRGPSASDPTRMPRRQDRGPSIFGD is encoded by the coding sequence GTGGCTTATCTACTGCTCGCACTCGCACTCTTAGCCGCCGTGGCGGGAGTCGCCCTGTGGTACCTCGACGCGCGGCAACGCGCTGCCGCGACCACAGACGAGAGCACCCCGGCCGCGACTGACGCCGCCCACTCCGGGCCTGCGGCGGGCCCCGTGGAAGCGGACGAGGCCAGCGACGACGTGGCCCCCACCGCGCCTGCCCCGTCGGCCGAGCCGACCGCGGCTGAAGAAGAACCCACCCCGGGACCGCCGGCGCCCGCACGTCCTGTGATGGCAGCCCCTCCAGCGCAGGAGCCGCACCCAGAGCCGGAGCCGAAGGCGGACACACCAACGCCGAAGGACGAGCCCGTTCCAGAGCCGGAGGCAGAACCAGAAGCGGAACCGGCCGTCAAGCCGACCGCGAAAACCACCGCCTCGTCCCGCGCCTCCGGGCTGCAGCTTCCGGGCGCGACCCGCCGGGAACGCAAGTCCTGGGCGGAGGAGCGTGGCTTCACCTTCACCCGCACCGACGAATACCTGGTCGACGAGTGGCGTCGGGGCGCGGCGGCGACCGGGGCCCCCGCCCGCGACATCGTCATCGGCGACGCCTTCGGCCACGAACTGCTCCTGATGGACTTGGGCGGGATCAACGTCATGGCCATGCGCACCGGCGCCGCCTCCGACACGGTGGTCGATTTCCGCCGCGAGGACCTGTCGGCGGGCACCGTGGGCGAGGGCGACCTCGTGCTGGTCGACCAGGTGGAGGGGTTCAACGTCTACGGCACGATGGCGAACACCGCTCGGCGCTTCCTGGACAGCAGGGTCCGCATGGCGCTGGGGACCTTCCCCGAGATCGTCACCGCCGTCTGGCTGGAATCGGACTGGGTGCTCGCACAGACGGTGCGCGGCACCAAAGCCGAGGACTGGGACGAGATGCTGGCGCCGCTGGCGCTGATCGCCGACGCCGCGCGAGTTCTGCCGCCCCGCGGCGGCACGGAGCCGGAGCTGAAGATCGCCGACTTCACGCCCTCGCGGCACATGGAGCCGCTGCCCGTGGACGCGTCCTTCGCAGGCGGCGTCGACGCGGATCAACGACCGGACGTGTCCGAACCGTCGTCCGCGCCACCAGTGTCGCGCCCCGACGAGCCCCTGGAGTTGCCCAGCCGGTCCCGGCCGCAGGCTCGCGGCGTCGTGGAACCGAGCAGCCTCGGCGGGGACGAGGTCGACGCCATCGCCGACGGCCGCGGCCCCAGCGCCTCCGACCCGACGCGGATGCCGCGCCGGCAGGACCGCGGACCGTCGATCTTCGGGGATTAG